Proteins encoded together in one Pseudomonas sp. Seg1 window:
- a CDS encoding ammonium transporter, producing MENLQSAVETLVHSSNTLFILIGAVMVLAMHAGFAFLEVGTVRQKNQVNALSKILSDFAVSTLAYFFIGYWISYGVTFMQPAAVLSADHGYSLVKFFFLLTFAAAIPAIISGGIAERARFVPQLCATALIVAFIYPFFEGMIWNGNFGLQAWLTAQFGAAFHDFAGSVVVHAMGGWLALAAVLLLGPRNGRYRDGRLVAFAPSSIPFLALGSWILIVGWFGFNVMSAQTLQGVSGLVAVNSLMAMVGGTVAALIVGRNDPGFLHNGPLAGLVAICAGSDLMHPVGALVTGGIAGAMFVWCFTAAQVKWRIDDVLGVWPLHGLCGVWGGIACGIFGKTALGGLGGVSLISQLIGTALGVAVALIGGFVVYGVIKALHGLRLSQEQEYYGADLSLHKIGAVSQD from the coding sequence ATGGAAAATCTGCAAAGCGCTGTGGAGACTCTGGTTCACAGCTCCAATACGTTGTTCATCTTGATCGGCGCGGTGATGGTGCTGGCGATGCACGCCGGTTTCGCCTTCCTCGAAGTCGGCACGGTTCGCCAGAAAAATCAGGTCAACGCGTTGTCGAAAATCCTCAGCGATTTTGCCGTCTCGACCCTGGCCTATTTCTTTATAGGCTACTGGATCTCCTACGGCGTGACCTTCATGCAGCCGGCGGCCGTTCTGAGCGCCGATCATGGCTATAGTCTGGTGAAGTTTTTCTTCCTGCTGACTTTTGCCGCAGCCATCCCGGCGATCATTTCCGGCGGCATTGCCGAACGTGCGCGCTTCGTTCCGCAATTGTGCGCCACGGCATTGATCGTGGCATTCATCTATCCGTTTTTCGAAGGGATGATCTGGAACGGCAACTTCGGCCTGCAAGCCTGGCTGACGGCGCAGTTCGGTGCGGCGTTCCATGACTTCGCCGGCTCCGTGGTGGTACACGCCATGGGCGGCTGGCTGGCGCTGGCGGCGGTGTTGTTGCTCGGCCCGCGTAACGGGCGTTATCGCGATGGCCGGCTGGTGGCCTTTGCGCCGTCGAGTATTCCTTTTCTGGCGCTGGGCTCGTGGATTCTGATTGTCGGCTGGTTTGGCTTCAACGTGATGAGTGCGCAGACCTTGCAAGGTGTCAGCGGCCTGGTAGCGGTCAATTCGTTGATGGCGATGGTTGGCGGCACGGTGGCGGCGTTGATCGTCGGGCGCAACGACCCGGGGTTTCTGCATAACGGCCCCTTGGCCGGTCTGGTGGCGATCTGCGCCGGTTCCGATCTGATGCATCCTGTTGGCGCTCTGGTGACCGGGGGTATTGCCGGTGCGATGTTTGTCTGGTGCTTCACCGCGGCGCAGGTCAAATGGCGCATCGATGATGTATTGGGTGTGTGGCCGTTGCACGGCTTGTGCGGTGTGTGGGGCGGGATCGCCTGCGGTATTTTCGGCAAGACCGCACTTGGCGGCCTCGGCGGCGTCAGCCTGATCAGCCAGTTGATTGGCACCGCGCTCGGCGTCGCGGTAGCGCTGATCGGTGGCTTTGTGGTTTACGGTGTGATCAAGGCGCTGCATGGGCTGCGCCTGAGTCAGGAACAAGAGTATTACGGCGCTGACCTGTCGCTGCACAAGATCGGTGCCGTGAGTCAGGATTAG
- a CDS encoding EAL domain-containing protein translates to MIDGQPLACFQPFIDTATGRIAGVEALGRLRQADGQLTSVGPLFADPRTPAIALRRLDRQIRDNALSRLHEAPADWFLSLNMSPRWISRLRSDQALPSLKQMARHGVDPQRIVFEITELGGNSQRLAEVVARYREAGARIAIDDFGAGYSQLDRVLALQPDILKLDMRLFQAAALGGPSSDVVKALAQMAEKTGCWIIAEGVETEAQLNFALECGSRYVQGFLFARAQEAFYPTDAFVHRFADLRQRYVRQKLAERGRLMQMRQQLGELMTILQSWAQAHAPLSALPQLEAFPWLLRFYQCDRHGTQLTPNLEWRHNGWIADDRYLGHNWSWRPYFYHLLAEGWEERRLTLSNTYRDATSNQYCLTAGQFFDNGERLLLIDIDAAGL, encoded by the coding sequence GTGATCGACGGGCAACCGCTCGCCTGCTTTCAACCTTTCATAGATACCGCCACCGGACGCATTGCTGGCGTCGAAGCGTTGGGCCGCCTGCGCCAGGCCGATGGGCAACTGACGTCAGTCGGGCCGCTGTTTGCCGACCCGCGCACGCCGGCCATCGCTTTGCGTCGCCTCGACCGGCAGATTCGTGACAACGCCCTCAGCCGTTTGCACGAAGCCCCGGCGGACTGGTTTCTCAGTTTGAACATGTCGCCGCGCTGGATCAGCCGCCTGCGTTCCGACCAAGCCCTGCCCAGCCTCAAGCAGATGGCGCGGCACGGCGTCGATCCACAACGCATCGTGTTTGAAATCACTGAACTGGGCGGCAACAGCCAACGCCTGGCCGAAGTGGTGGCGCGGTATCGCGAGGCTGGTGCGCGAATCGCCATTGATGATTTTGGTGCCGGTTATTCGCAACTGGATCGCGTGCTGGCGCTGCAACCGGATATCCTCAAACTCGACATGCGCCTGTTTCAGGCCGCAGCTCTCGGCGGACCGAGCAGCGACGTGGTCAAGGCCCTGGCGCAGATGGCCGAGAAGACCGGCTGCTGGATCATTGCCGAAGGGGTCGAGACCGAGGCCCAACTGAATTTCGCGCTGGAGTGCGGGTCGCGTTATGTGCAGGGTTTTCTGTTCGCCCGGGCACAAGAGGCGTTTTACCCCACTGACGCGTTCGTGCACCGCTTCGCCGACCTGCGCCAACGCTATGTCCGGCAGAAACTGGCAGAACGCGGGCGTTTGATGCAAATGCGCCAGCAACTCGGCGAGTTGATGACGATCCTGCAAAGTTGGGCCCAGGCCCATGCGCCGCTCAGCGCATTGCCACAATTGGAGGCCTTCCCATGGCTGCTGCGGTTTTATCAGTGCGACCGCCACGGTACGCAACTGACGCCTAACCTGGAATGGCGCCATAACGGCTGGATCGCCGATGACCGCTATCTGGGGCACAACTGGTCATGGCGGCCGTACTTCTACCATTTGCTCGCCGAAGGCTGGGAAGAGCGTCGCCTGACCCTCTCAAACACCTACCGCGATGCCACCAGCAACCAGTATTGCCTGACGGCCGGGCAGTTCTTCGACAATGGCGAACGGCTGCTGCTGATCGACATTGATGCAGCGGGATTGTAG
- a CDS encoding monovalent cation:proton antiporter-2 (CPA2) family protein: MFANLLIILASSLVVIALFRRLRLPPVLGYLCVGLLVGPSAFDWVNESEHLPDVAELGVVFLLFSLGLEFSLSKMIALRQVVFRLGSQQVMITAVLLGLLLMLLGMPMTPALLLGAGLSLSSTAIVTKELGSLGEVFSSHGQNAVGVLLFQDVVAVLLLTLVPVFAGSSDQAWYWALPLTLAKTVVLFVGLLLASRWLLPRLFHEVAASRSAELFVLLALVIVLLTAWLTHLLGLSPALGAFLAGMLLGESHYRHQIEADIRPFRDILLGVFFVSIGMLIDLQLFVSHSLLILGLTLGLMVIKGIVVALLVKWRGSDSETAWRSGLALAQGGEFCFALMAQMQQNNLMPAELGALLLAATFCSMLLTPLLLRAAPRIALALHRKPNQEAQIEEISALNADLDKHVVICGYGRVGQSIGRFMRNAKQPYIALDNDPVRVQEAAAGESDVHYGDSSRADLLTAVGLLRARLLVIAVDQSDIALRILKEARRLNAHVPILVRTRDDSQWAELKAAGATEVVPELLESSLMLASHALIMLGLPAHQVQEKVDQVRIDRYRLLHGFYPGADDEET; encoded by the coding sequence GTGTTTGCCAACCTGTTGATCATCCTCGCCTCGTCCCTCGTGGTGATTGCCCTGTTCCGTCGCCTGCGACTGCCACCGGTATTGGGTTACCTGTGCGTGGGATTGCTGGTCGGGCCAAGTGCATTCGATTGGGTCAACGAGAGTGAACATCTGCCCGATGTGGCTGAACTGGGCGTGGTGTTCCTGCTGTTTTCGCTGGGTCTGGAGTTTTCCCTGTCGAAAATGATTGCGCTGCGCCAGGTGGTGTTTCGCCTGGGCAGTCAGCAGGTGATGATCACAGCGGTGCTGTTGGGTCTGCTGTTGATGCTGCTGGGGATGCCGATGACGCCCGCTCTTTTGCTCGGTGCCGGACTGTCGTTGTCGTCCACGGCGATCGTCACCAAAGAGTTGGGCAGCCTCGGTGAGGTGTTCAGCAGCCACGGCCAGAATGCCGTCGGCGTTTTGCTGTTCCAGGACGTGGTTGCGGTACTGCTGCTGACCCTGGTGCCGGTGTTCGCCGGAAGCAGTGATCAGGCCTGGTACTGGGCACTGCCACTGACCCTGGCGAAAACCGTGGTGCTGTTTGTCGGGCTGCTGCTCGCCAGTCGCTGGCTGTTGCCTCGGCTGTTCCATGAAGTCGCCGCCTCGCGCTCGGCAGAACTGTTTGTGCTATTGGCGCTGGTGATTGTGCTGCTGACCGCATGGCTCACCCACCTGCTCGGCTTGTCCCCTGCACTGGGCGCATTTCTCGCCGGCATGCTGCTTGGCGAAAGCCATTACCGGCATCAGATCGAAGCTGATATCCGGCCCTTCCGCGACATTCTGCTCGGGGTGTTTTTTGTCAGCATCGGCATGCTGATCGACCTGCAATTGTTCGTCAGTCACAGCCTCTTGATCCTCGGCCTCACCCTCGGTCTGATGGTGATAAAGGGCATCGTGGTGGCGCTGCTGGTAAAGTGGCGCGGCAGTGACAGTGAAACGGCATGGCGCAGCGGTCTGGCCTTGGCTCAGGGTGGCGAATTCTGTTTTGCGCTGATGGCGCAGATGCAGCAAAACAATCTGATGCCTGCCGAGTTGGGCGCTCTGTTGCTCGCGGCGACATTCTGCTCGATGCTGCTGACGCCGCTATTACTGCGCGCGGCGCCACGCATTGCTTTGGCCCTGCACCGCAAGCCCAATCAGGAAGCACAGATCGAGGAGATCAGCGCGCTGAATGCCGACCTCGACAAGCATGTGGTGATTTGCGGATACGGGCGCGTCGGCCAATCCATCGGGCGCTTCATGCGTAACGCGAAGCAGCCTTATATCGCCCTGGACAACGACCCGGTGCGAGTACAGGAAGCAGCCGCCGGGGAAAGTGACGTGCATTACGGCGATTCTTCACGCGCCGATCTGCTCACCGCCGTCGGCCTGTTACGCGCACGTTTGCTGGTGATCGCCGTGGACCAGAGCGACATCGCCTTGCGCATCCTCAAGGAAGCCCGCCGCCTCAATGCGCATGTGCCGATCCTGGTGCGCACCCGCGACGACAGCCAATGGGCCGAACTGAAAGCCGCCGGCGCCACCGAAGTGGTGCCGGAGCTGTTGGAGTCGAGTCTGATGCTCGCCTCGCACGCGCTGATCATGCTCGGTCTGCCGGCGCATCAAGTGCAGGAGAAAGTCGATCAGGTGCGCATCGATCGCTATCGTCTGCTGCACGGTTTTTATCCGGGGGCCGACGATGAGGAAACCTAA
- a CDS encoding YqjD family protein, which translates to MASIKAKTAQDILMNDFQTLVADTERLLEHTATLAGDQADELREQIHESLLRARETLKLTEETVRERGQAAVTATEDYVSANPWQSVGIAAGVGFLIGLLATRR; encoded by the coding sequence ATGGCCAGCATCAAGGCAAAGACTGCTCAAGACATTCTGATGAACGATTTCCAGACACTGGTTGCCGACACCGAACGGTTGCTCGAACACACCGCCACTCTCGCCGGTGATCAGGCGGATGAGCTGCGTGAGCAGATCCACGAAAGCCTGTTGCGGGCACGGGAAACCCTGAAGCTGACCGAAGAAACCGTACGCGAACGCGGTCAGGCTGCGGTCACCGCCACCGAAGATTACGTATCGGCCAACCCTTGGCAGTCCGTCGGCATCGCGGCCGGTGTCGGCTTCCTGATTGGCCTGCTGGCTACTCGGCGCTGA
- a CDS encoding pseudouridine synthase, whose protein sequence is MSISTFSAAQSQASTLYLPPGPWLTVLDCLCEHFSAIGREQWLDRIARGRVLDGQGQPIALDLAYKEGLRIHYFREVPDEKPIPVVESILYADEHLVVADKPHFLPVTPAGEYVEQTLLRRLIRRLDNPHLVPLHRIDRHTAGLVIFSANPQTRSAYQSLFPTRQIDKRYEAIAPALPGLEFPLVHKSRLVDGEPFFRMQEGPGVSNTETAVEVREKNGDLWRYGLYPVTGKKHQLRVHMTALGASICNDPFYPDALKDVEDDYANPLKLLAQGLRFIDPVTGEAREFESRITLQW, encoded by the coding sequence ATGTCCATATCAACATTTTCTGCTGCACAGAGTCAGGCCAGTACGCTTTATCTGCCGCCGGGGCCTTGGCTGACCGTACTCGACTGCCTGTGCGAGCATTTCAGTGCCATTGGCCGCGAACAATGGCTGGACCGAATCGCTCGGGGCCGTGTGCTGGATGGTCAGGGGCAGCCGATTGCGCTGGACCTGGCCTACAAGGAAGGTCTGCGGATTCACTATTTTCGTGAAGTGCCGGATGAAAAACCGATTCCGGTGGTCGAGTCGATCCTCTATGCCGATGAGCATCTGGTGGTGGCGGACAAACCGCATTTCCTGCCGGTGACGCCGGCCGGCGAATATGTCGAGCAGACCTTGCTGCGCAGACTGATCCGACGCCTCGACAATCCCCATCTGGTGCCCCTGCATCGAATTGACCGGCATACGGCGGGGCTGGTGATTTTCTCGGCCAATCCGCAAACCCGTTCCGCCTATCAGTCGCTGTTTCCGACGCGGCAGATCGACAAGCGCTATGAAGCGATTGCCCCGGCATTGCCTGGGCTGGAATTCCCCCTGGTGCACAAAAGTCGTCTGGTCGATGGCGAGCCGTTTTTCCGCATGCAGGAAGGCCCGGGTGTCAGCAACACCGAAACGGCCGTGGAGGTTCGAGAGAAGAACGGCGATCTCTGGCGCTATGGCCTCTATCCGGTGACCGGCAAGAAGCATCAACTGCGTGTCCATATGACTGCGTTGGGGGCGAGTATCTGCAACGATCCGTTTTATCCGGATGCGCTGAAAGACGTCGAGGATGATTACGCCAATCCGCTGAAACTGCTCGCACAGGGACTGCGTTTTATCGACCCGGTCACCGGCGAGGCGCGCGAATTCGAAAGCCGCATCACCTTGCAGTGGTGA
- a CDS encoding glutaredoxin family protein, with translation MLPECQLFGTLGCHLCEVAEAMLMEFVERGLLVELVDIADDESWYEAYSLRIPVLRRVDTGAELGWPFSADQVVAFLG, from the coding sequence ATGCTGCCTGAATGTCAGTTGTTCGGTACTTTGGGGTGTCATCTGTGTGAAGTCGCGGAAGCCATGCTGATGGAGTTCGTCGAGCGCGGCTTGCTCGTCGAGCTGGTGGATATCGCTGATGACGAGTCCTGGTACGAGGCTTACAGCCTGCGGATTCCAGTCCTGCGTCGAGTCGATACCGGGGCGGAACTGGGTTGGCCGTTCAGTGCCGATCAGGTTGTAGCATTTCTTGGTTGA
- a CDS encoding phage holin family protein, translating to MSIGESGPTAGTASSTRRLGAAVLGLLHSHVELFGIELQEQKARTVSLLLFAGLALVFALLLLVGLSTLVLIVFWDTYRLPAIIGLCVFYTLAAAFCGLRLKAAVFDESSPFHGTLEELANDRERLLP from the coding sequence ATGTCGATCGGTGAATCCGGCCCGACTGCGGGCACCGCATCCTCCACGCGGCGTCTGGGCGCCGCCGTTCTTGGCTTGCTGCACAGCCATGTCGAGTTGTTCGGCATCGAGTTGCAAGAGCAGAAAGCACGCACAGTCAGCCTGTTGCTGTTCGCAGGTCTGGCCCTGGTGTTTGCCCTGCTGTTGCTGGTCGGCTTGTCGACCTTGGTACTGATCGTGTTCTGGGACACCTATCGCCTGCCCGCGATCATTGGCCTGTGCGTGTTCTATACCCTGGCGGCGGCCTTCTGCGGCTTGCGTTTGAAGGCTGCGGTTTTCGATGAATCCTCGCCCTTCCATGGCACTCTGGAAGAATTGGCCAATGATCGGGAGCGCTTGCTGCCATGA
- a CDS encoding transcriptional regulator produces the protein MVNVEQLKNSVNRMSVDVVREAVLELRLDGLVTEGKTPFNKLHFNTCFAEIEALFQRAGYHRQLDVVGYQGLLYALYDPGRWEAVDVLRWLKEFTEAAALKSIPA, from the coding sequence GTGGTCAATGTCGAACAGTTGAAGAACAGCGTGAACCGGATGTCGGTTGACGTGGTGCGCGAGGCCGTTCTCGAACTGCGCCTGGACGGGCTGGTCACGGAAGGCAAGACGCCATTCAACAAACTGCATTTCAACACCTGCTTTGCCGAGATCGAAGCCTTGTTTCAGCGCGCCGGCTATCACCGGCAACTGGATGTGGTCGGTTATCAGGGGCTGCTTTACGCCTTGTATGACCCGGGCCGCTGGGAGGCTGTCGACGTCTTGCGCTGGCTCAAGGAATTCACTGAAGCGGCGGCGCTCAAATCGATTCCTGCCTGA